The nucleotide sequence ACAAAACCCTCGCCTTGAGCGAGCCCTTGAACAGGCGCAGGGACAGGGAGTCGCCGGGCCTTATCTGCCCCGAGTCCTTCACCACCGCCCCTTCGCGGCCGTCCGCCTCGAGCTTCCGCACGATCGAATAACCCCGCGACAAGATCGACAAGGGCGAGAGGACTTCCAGCTTTTCGCTGAGCAGCCTCAGGCTCGCGCGCCGCGTCTCCAGCGACCGCGCGACGCCGAGCTTCAGCCGTTCCCGGAGATCGTCCAAGTGCTGGGACAACTCCTCCAGGCGCTTCTTCGGGTGCTTGAGGTGGCTGATCCAAAATTTCAATTTCTCCCGTCGGCTCTCCAGGCCCTGGCGATAGCCGCGCAGCAGGCGGCGCTGGGTGTCCCGCAGGGCCTGCCGCAATTCGGCCGCCACCGGCGCGGCCAGCTCGGCGGCGGCGGAAGGGGTCGGCGCCCGCAGGTCGGCGACGTAGTCGGCGATGGTGAAATCGGTCTCGTGGCCCACGGCGCTGATCACGGGGATCTGCGAGGCGGCGATCGCCCGGGCCACCGCCTCGGTGTTGAAGGCCCAGAGATCCTCCAAAGACCCGCCGCCGCGGCCAACGATCATCGCCTCGGCCTCGCCGTGGCGGTTGAGGGCCTCGATGCCGCGCACGATCTCGGGCGCGGCGGCCTCGCCCTGCACGGAGACAGGATAGAGCAGGATGTTCACGTGGGGATTGCGACGCTTCAGGATGCGGATCATGTCTTGGATGACGGCGCCGGTCGGACTGGTGACGATGCCTAGCGTCCGCGGCAGATAGGGGAGGGGTCGCTTGCGCGCCTCGTCGAAGAGCCCTTCCTCGGCCAATTTGTTGCGCAGCTGGGTGAAGG is from Deltaproteobacteria bacterium PRO3 and encodes:
- the xseA gene encoding exodeoxyribonuclease VII large subunit; this encodes MQEELIPDLSETIYTVSELTREIKNLLEGEFSGVWVTGEISNFHAHSSGHFYFTLKDKGAQLSTVMFRGANRHLKFKLEDGLEVVAKGRVSVYEPRGNYQIILDYIEPKGLGALQLAFTQLRNKLAEEGLFDEARKRPLPYLPRTLGIVTSPTGAVIQDMIRILKRRNPHVNILLYPVSVQGEAAAPEIVRGIEALNRHGEAEAMIVGRGGGSLEDLWAFNTEAVARAIAASQIPVISAVGHETDFTIADYVADLRAPTPSAAAELAAPVAAELRQALRDTQRRLLRGYRQGLESRREKLKFWISHLKHPKKRLEELSQHLDDLRERLKLGVARSLETRRASLRLLSEKLEVLSPLSILSRGYSIVRKLEADGREGAVVKDSGQIRPGDSLSLRLFKGSLKARVL